A genomic region of Parambassis ranga chromosome 7, fParRan2.1, whole genome shotgun sequence contains the following coding sequences:
- the sox18 gene encoding transcription factor Sox-7 translates to MNLSESSLSRETLLRPSGRMSLGGTWTSGTPSPASDSEMGFEQSLSGDCSSPDGLGSGNMRRAEAVLSGGQSPDENQGGVAASDGKTSGAEQRIRRPMNAFMVWAKDERKRLALQNPDLHNAVLSKMLGQSWKALSATDKRPFVEEAERLRVQHLQDHPNYKYRPRRKKTTKKLKRVEPGLLLHSLAQGGAPGLGLGPVSAESVSGGSAYGHPGSHPPHHHHHHHLLPSLSHFRDHQNPGHPELESYGLPTPEMSPLDVLDDGDSVFFPQHMQEEAGMGGWSGYHHPHHHLHHHNQHYSHHYNNNLHNSMHSQGSGISASLNGSMSSTLSPGRSSSSKLNPTSHQVALRSPVKCPPPLSDSSTPVSYPQPSISLPEPIKCHQTPLSSAPVGYFSQAYGSAAPATNHFTPSHLGQLSPPPETPPSSCSTSSIPPPSTFLPSVHLDHSNPESTGHLVSSSAEFWSEVDRHEFDQYVCNMGRSREEAYALGGGCGGGSKVLGGRSTIMSGVSGCDDGSSPLISALSDASSAVYYSACITG, encoded by the exons ATGAATTTATCCGAGTCCAGCTTGTCTAGAGAGACTCTCCTGCGTCCATCCGGACGGATGTCCCTTGGGGGCACCTGGACGTCAGGTACCCCGAGTCCCGCCTCTGATTCTGAAATGGGTTTTGAGCAGAGCCTGTCTGGAGACTGCAGCTCCCCCGATGGCCTGGGAAGCGGGAACATGAGGAGAGCAGAAGCCGTTCTTTCAGGAGGACAGAGTCCAGATGAGAACCAGGGAGGCGTCGCAGCGAGCGATGGGAAAACCTCGGGGGCCGAGCAGAGGATCAGGAGGCCCATGAATGCCTTCATGGTGTGGGCTAAAGATGAGAGGAAGCGCCTGGCCCTGCAGAACCCTGACCTGCACAACGCCGTGCTCAGCAAGATGCTGG GTCAGTCATGGAAGGCCCTGAGCGCCACAGACAAGCGACCGTTTGTGGAGGAAGCTGAACGCCTGCGTGTCCAGCACCTCCAGGATCACCCAAACTACAAGTACAGGCCTCGCCGCAAAAAGACCACCAAAAAACTCAAGCGGGTCGAACCAGGGCTCCTGCTGCACAGCTTGGCTCAAGGCGGTGCACCTGGCCTTGGTTTGGGACCTGTGAGTGCAGAAAGTGTCTCTGGAGGTTCTGCTTATGGACATCCAGGCTCCCATCCtcctcaccaccatcatcatcaccacctgcTGCCATCTCTGAGTCACTTCAGGGACCACCAGAACCCCGGGCACCCAGAGCTGGAGAGCTATGGCCTACCCACTCCGGAGATGTCCCCTCTGGATGTTCTGGATGACGGAGACTCTGTGTTCTTCCCCCAACATATGCAAGAGGAGGCAGGGATGGGAGGTTGGAGCGGGTACCatcacccccaccaccaccttcacCATCATAATCAGCATTACAGCCATCACTACAACAACAATCTCCACAACTCCATGCACAGTCAGGGTTCGGGAATCAGCGCCAGTTTAAACGGTAGCATGAGTTCCACTCTGAGTCCCGGTAGGAGTTCCAGTTCCAAGTTAAATCCTACTAGTCACCAGGTTGCCTTGAGGAGTCCAGTAAAGTGCCCACCACCTCTGTCTGACTCCTCCACCCCTGTCTCCTATCCTCAGCCTTCCATCAGCCTCCCTGAGCCGATAAAATGCCACCAAACCCCCCTGAGCTCTGCTCCTGTGGGCTACTTCAGCCAGGCGTACGGGAGCGCCGCCCCTGCCACTAACCACTTCACCCCCTCTCATCTGGGGCAGCTTTCACCTCCTCCTGAaactcctccttcttcctgctcAACTTCCTCCATCCCACCTCCGTCAACCTTCCTCCCCTCTGTGCATTTAGACCATTCAAATCCAGAGTCCACGGGCCATCTGGTGTCTTCCTCTGCTGAGTTTTGGTCTGAAGTGGACAGGCATGAGTTTGACCAGTATGTATGTAACATGGGAAGAAGCCGAGAGGAGGCCTATGCCCTGGGCGGAGGATGCGGGGGTGGCTCAAAGGTCCTGGGTGGGCGCAGCACCATTATGAGTGGTGTCAGTGGTTGTGATGATGGCAGCAGTCCTCTGATATCTGCCCTCTCTGATGCTAGCAGCGCTGTCTATTACAGCGCCTGTATCACTGGATGA